The Haloterrigena turkmenica DSM 5511 genome includes the window CGGTTCCGGGCCGCTGGATCGGTGAAAATGTTGTACGCGATTTTCAACGTCCGGACGACTCCCTCGTCGGCGACGACCCGCCGCGGTTCGAGGAGGCGCATCGGAGCGGTCGCTCGCCAGCGAACGGTGAATCCCGCGTCCTCGAGCAGCGCCACCCACTCCGATTCCGTCAGCGGCCGCGCGTTCACCCTCGACGCGCGCGATAGGTCGTCCCGAACGGCCGATTCGGTCGCCGCGCCCGGTCCGTCGGGACCGATCGCCAATTCGTGGATTCCGTAGACGCCGGTGGTCTTCAGGAGCCGCCGGGCCTCGCCGACGAGTTCGGCCTTCCCCCCGTTCGGCTGCATCGACAACATCGCTTCGCCGTAGACGACGTCCGCGACGCCGTCCGCGAGGTCGGTGTCGGCCGCGTTGCCGACGACGATCTCGCGACCGGGCCCGCCCAGATCGTCCCGGAGCGCCCGCGCCGCCTCGCGGTCCAGTTCGATCCCGGTGTACGAGTTCGGTCCGTACGCCAGTGCGCGTCGCGCCGTCGCTCCGGCGCCGGGCGCGAATTCGACGACGTCGTCGGCCGGCCCGATAGTCAGCGCCTCGAGGAGCCGCCGAGTCAGCGCTCGGCCGACCGGACGGAGCACTCGCTTGCCCAGCGCAGCGAGCACCTCGTGCATCGGTCGGTCCGTCATCGTCGCCGATCGCCGTTTCGTTCGGTCCGCGGTGCTTCGACGACTGGAACCGAATCGTCGGTCGCGGAGAGTACGACACCGAGCGTCGAGCGGTGGGAAATCAGTGGCATCGGTCGGTTCGAGTCCGCCGTTCGGACACGCAGTGATAACTAGGGAACGCAGACCAAGCTGTCCCCGAATATCATCGCTCTCCCCGTCGATCACGGCCGTTTATATGTAAGTATCACTATGAGTGCGACATGGATATTACCGACGCGCGCGCGGAGTGTAACGCCGTCCTCGACGCCGTCAGCGAGAGCGTCATTGCGGACCGCGAGTTCCTCGAGACCGTCCTGCTCGGCGTCCTCGCGCGGGGACACGTCCTTCTGGAGGACGTTCCCGGTACCGGGAAGACCCTGACCGCGAACAGTCTGGCGTCCGCGCTCGGGCTATCGTTCTCCCGGATTCAGTTCACGCCGGATCTGCTGCCGGCCGACGTGACAGGGACCCACGTGTTCGACGAGTCCGAGGGCACCTTCGACTTCACCGAGGGGCCGATCTTCGCGAACGTCGTGCTGGCCGACGAGATCAACCGCGCGCCGCCGAAGACCCAGGCCGCGCTGCTCGAGGCGATGGCGGAAGGGCAGGTCACCGTCGACGGCGATACGCACCAGTTGCCGCAGCCGTTTTTCGTGATCGCGACGCAGAACCCCGTCGAACAGGCCGGAACCTTCCCGCTGCCGGAGGCCCAGGTCGACCGCTTTCTGGTGAAACAGTCGATCGGCTACCCCGACGCGGACGGCGAACGGGAACTGTTGCAGCGCCGACTCGGCCGCACCGAACGGAGTCCGAGTATCGATCCGGTGCTGGACGGCGGCCGCGTCCGCGCGCTCCGAGAGGTCCCCGAGTCGGTCCGGGTCGACGACGACCTCGTCACCTACATCGCCGATATCGCCCGCGGGACGCGCACGCGAAATCAGGTCGACGTCGGCGTCTCGCCCCGGGGCACCCAGCGCTTGCTCGAGGCCGCGCGGGCCCGCGCCGTCGTCGCCGGCCGCGACTACGTGACGCCCGACGACGTCAAGCGCGTGGCCGGCCCCGTGTTGGCTCACCGGCTCGTGCTCACGCCCGACGCCTCGGTCGACGGCGCCTCGAAGGCGGCCATCGTCGACCGGGTGCTCGAGTCCGTCTCCGTCCCGACGCTCGAGTAGCGAGCGACCAGTGCTGACATGACTCGAGCGATCGTCCTTCGCCTGACGAGTCTCGAGCCATCGACGTCGGCTACTCTTCCGTAAAAACGACTATCGCTGCAACGCTGCCAGCAGCAGTATCGCCCCGAACAGCATGGCGATCACGGCCGCGACCGGCTGGCCGCTGGGACCGGCGATAAAGACCGCGTAGCTCCCGACGGCTGCGACTAGCCCGACGACGACCGTGGCGCCGACGTGGGGGAGCTCTGCCCTCGCCGTCGTCGCCTCCCGGCCGAGCTGGTCGCCGACCCCGATCGCGTGGTGGCCGGCGTCCCAGGCCAGCACGGTCGCGGTGACGCTCGCGAGCATCGGGACCGTCGGAATTCCCTGCACTCCGCCCGCGAGCAGCCCCGCGAGCGCGACGGCGGTGCCGATCGTGACGGCTCGACGGGAGCCCGTCCAGAGCCCGCCGCCGAGGAGTACCAGCGCGGCGGCCCCGCCGACGAGCACGAACGGGGAGTAGAGGGCACTCGAGAGCACCCCGAGGCATAACGCGACGATCGAGAGCCCGCTCGTCAGGACCGCGGGCCGATGGTCGGGGTCGACCGCGTCGACGTCGGTGCTCACGCCGACCACCGCCGTCGACTGCGCTCGAGCGTCGCCGCCAGCGAGTCGTCCGCCGGCCAATCGACGACCCTGATGCCCGCCCCCCTGAGCGTCGAGATGCGAGCCGCTCGTTCGACCACCCCGAGCCGTTCGCCGGGCGCGTCGCGTCCAGTCGGATCGGGACTAATAACGGTGACGAGATGGCCGTCGGCCTCGAGCAACTGCGCGGTACGCACGATGTCGTCGTCGCACAGCGGCGTGAACAGGATCACCTGCGAATCAGCGGGGATCCGCGAGCGGAATCGCTTGCGCTGGACGTACAGCATCGACGCCGACGACTCCGGCGGGGACAGTTCGAACGCGGAATCGGTCGCGAGCAGTCGGCGGGCCGACGCTCGATGGTCGGGCCCCGAGCCCGGTGCCAGCCACTCTGTGTGCGGTCCGAAGCTGGCGAGGCCGACGTTGTTGCCGCCGGCATCCAGCGCGTCGAGCACGGCGACGGCCGCCTCGATGCTGCGATCGACCGCATGACGACCCGTCTCGTCGGGTCGACGGTACGCGTCCGTGCGCGTGTCGACGGCGAGCATCACCGTCGCCGACCGCTCCTCGCGGAACGTGACGGTCGTCAGCTCCTGACCGCGAGCCCGGCGGTTCCAGTCGATCCGCGAGAGCGGATCGCCGCGTCGGTACTCCCTCGTCGAGTGGAACTCGAGGCCCTCGCCGCCGACGTCGGTCTCGACGCGGCCGGTCAAAGGCAGCGTCAGCGACCGCAGCGGGAGGTCGGTCTCCGCCTCGGCGGGCGGACAGCGGAGTTCGGTGTCGACGCGGATCCGCTGGACGCGCTCGGCGTCGCCGGTGAACCCTCGCGCGACGACGGCTATCGGTTCGAACGCGTGGGTGCCCTGGCGAGCGGTCACCGCGTAGGAGAACGTCTCCGTCTCGCCCGGCCGGAGCGCGGTGCCGCGTCTCGGGGAGCCGTCGGTGACGACGAGTTCCGACGGCACGCCGTCGACGAGCCGGAGATCCGGCAGGAGTTCGTCCCCGTCGTTGCGAACGCGTACCGTCACGCGAACGGGCTCACCCGGCTCGAGGTCGTCGTCCTCGAGTTCGCGGCTGATCGAGAGCGTCGGGGTCGGCGGCCGACCGGCCCGGGCGTAGGCCGCGTACGCGATGCCGACGACCGCCGCCAGCAGCAGCGCCGGCGACGTGACGATAACGCCGGCGCCGCCGAACACCGAGGCGACGGCGGCGACGCCTGCCCAGCGGTTCGTCTCCCGGACGCTCGAGTCGACGACGACCGATTCCGGGGCGTCTTCGGTCCCGGAATCGCCGTCTGCGGGCTCGCCGGCACCGTCGGGATCGGGGTCGGTATCGTCGTCAGTACTGTCGTCCGTCTCGGTGTCTGTGTTAGACGTAACCTCGGCAGCGGCGCCGGCTTCAGCCTCGGCAGCGTCGGGCTCAGTCTCGGCGTTCGTTCGACTACCGGTACCGACGTCGGGGCCGGACTCGGAGCGAGTCTCCGTCTCGGTTCCGGCGACCTCGCCGCCGTCGGCTCGCTCGCTCCGGCTGTCCGCCGATCGTCCGTCGTCGTCTCTGTCCGTCATTCGTCGTCGTTCACCCCCGCAATTCGTGCGATCTCGGCCGCGGCGCGTCTGGCGCGGCGGGGACGGTCGCGACGCACCGCCGTCCGAACGCGGACGCGCCACGGCGCCCAGTCGGGAATCGTATTCGTGAACTGGGCCGCCGCCAGCGGATCGTCCGTCCAGGTCCCGTCCTCGAGGGCCTCTCGGGCCTCGTCCTCGGTCAGCCCCTCCGCGAGCACCAGCGCGTCGACGGCCGCCTGCTCGAGTCGCTCGTCGAGCTTCCGTCCCTGCCGTCCGAACGTCACGACTCCCGATTCGATCGCCGCGTCGATCTCCTCGCCGGGAGTCGGCAGCTCCTGTGGCCGTTCCGGCGTCGGCAGTTCCGTCTGCCCGACGTCGGCGTGTCGGCGACCTTGCACCGTTCGAAGCCCCTGGAGGAGCGCGATCACGCCGATCACGGTCACGATCGACTCACCGAGATCGAGGGGGCCGGTCAGTTCCGGGACCGCCACGAACGCCAGACCGAGCAGGACCAGTCCGGCGCCGACTATCGCGTACTTGTTCATGGGTATCCGTTCATCGTGTGGCTCCGTTCTCGCGGTCGCGATCGTCGTCGGCATAGGTCGCTTCGATCCGTCTGAGTAGCTCGACGGCGCGGCGCTCGCGGTCGTCCGTGACCGGTCGGTCGCCGTAGCGGACGTCCTCGAACATCGTCCGCAACTCGTCGACGTGGGACGGATCCAGCCCCGCGTCCCGCGCCGCGGCCGCGAACTCGCCGGGCGTACTCGAGTCGGGCCGGTCGACGGAGAGCGGTTCCGTCATCTCGCGCCAGGCCCGATAGATGTCGTTCTCGAAGTCGTCGCCCTCCTCGATTCGGTCGGCGGCCTCACCGGCCGCGCGGCCGAGTGCGCCCCGCTGTACGGTGTCGTCCGGCTCCGCGACCGGGTCTGTCGATTTCTGCCCCTCGTCGTCGCCGCCGTAAAACAGCGCCGTAACCGCTCCGACGACCGTTACCAGGAGAACGGTCAGCACGAGCAGCGAGGGCAGGGTCGGTCCGGACACGGGACCGTCGCCGTCGCCGCCGCCGAGCGGACCGCCGGATTCGTTCTCCGTGGGCGGCTGTATATCGGCCGGGGGAGCCGGCGGGTCGAGGGTTTGGGTCCCGCAGCCGCCAGTGAGGACGACGAAGACGAGCACGACCAGCGGGAGCAAGGCGACCGAGAGCATGAGCGTCACTCTGGTATCGTACGACCGGGTCGCCAGCGCGGCGATTCCGACCGCGCCCAACACGAGCGCGAGGAACCCGAGCTCCGAGTCGAGGGCGGCGATGCACAGCCCCGAGAATTCGAACGCCTCGTCCCCTTCGGTGCCGGAATCGGCCGCCGGAGGCTCATCCTCTTCCTCGACATCGCTGGCGCCGCCGTCGGCGCCGCCGAACCCACCGCCGCTCCCGCCGTTCTCGACCATCGACGGCAACGTCGCCGCTGCGAGCACGACGGCGAGACAGCACAGGACGGCGATCGCCACGACGCGACCCGTATCTCTGTCCACGCCCGTTCTTTCTTGTAATACCTGAAATGTTTTACTCTTGACCGGACCGACGCGAACTCGCGTCGAATTCGCGGTGCCGGGGCTCGGTGCGGACGGCTCGTCGATGCGTGTCCCCTGGTATTGAATCGCATGAGGGCATCCGGTATACACTACTGCAAACACAACTCCTTTTCGCGCGCTGTCCCTCCCTCCGCACATGGGAACGGAAGACGCCGAAACCGTTGCGCCCGGAACGTGTCCGACCGCGAACGGCATGCCGATGCTCGGGTTCGGCACCTGGCAACACGACGATCCGGACCAGTGCGTCGAGAGTATCCAGACGGCCCTCGAGGCGGGCTACCGCCATATCGACACCGCTCAGGCCTACGATAACGAGGCGGCCGTCGGCGAGGGGATCGCGGCGGCCGACGTCGACCGTGAGGACATCTTTCTCGCGACCAAGGTCTGGCGCGACAACCTCGCACACGACGACGTCCTCGAGACGACCCGCGAGAGCATCGACCGGCTCGGCGTCGACTACCTCGACATGCTGTACATCCACTGGCCGACCGGCGAGTACGAGCCCGAGGAGACGCTGTCGGCCCTCTCGGAGCTGTACGACGAGGGACTGATCGAGAACGTTGGGATCAGCAACTTCCTGCCCGAGCAAGTCCGGGAGGCCGTCGACGTCTGCGACGCACCGATCCTGGCCAACCAGGTCGAACTCCACCCGCTGCTCCCCCAGCCCGACCTCCGAGAGGCCTGCGAGAACGCCGGCGTCGAGGTCGTCGCCTACTCGCCGATCGCCCGCGGCGAGATCTTCGACCAGTCCGAGATCCAGGACGTCGCGGAGAAACACGGCGTCAGCGAGGCCCAGGTCAGCCTCGCTTGGCTGCGCGAGAAGGGCGTCACCGCAATCCCGAAGGCGACCGGCGAGGAGCACATCCGCGACAATTGGGCGTCCCTGACCCTCGAGCTGGATCGAGAGGACATCGACAAAATCGATAGTATCGACGAAACGCAGCGGCAGGTCGACCCCGGCTTCGCGCCCTGGAACTGAGACCTCTCGAGCGGTCGACATCGGCGCTAACCGCCGTCGAGGTGGAAGCGGCCGTCGATTGCGACCTGTTTCTCGCGCGGAAAATTCAGGAAAGCTTACGGTACACCGGCTTTATGGCTCGCGTATGTCCACCCGCTCACGACAGCGTGGCGGTGGTGGGTTCGTCGGCGCGATCAAGGCCGACGTACAGCGGTTACACGGGGCCTGGATGGAACTCGTCTTTCCACGCCAGCGTGGCCGCGGCCACTCCGTCATGGGGAAGTGGAAGCCCGAGACCCTCCCCCAAAAGGTCGGCTACAACGCCTGGAGTATCCTCGGGCTATTCGGCTTACTGCTCCTCTACCCACTGACCGTCATCGGACTCGCAACCCGCTACTACGCGGCGAAACTCGACTCGACGCGCACCCGCCTCGGTATCGTCGGCGTCACGGGCGTCGCGCTGCTCGGCTGGGGGCTCCTGACCGTCGCCTGGGGAGCGATGTCGTACATGGAGCAGGTCGACATCCCGATCGACTCGGTCCTCGCCGTCGCGGCGGCGAGCGGCGTCGCGACGGTGTCGACCGCGCTCGCAGCGGCGTGTACCAAGGCCGGCGGTCGCGCGGTGACGGTGATCTTCGCCTACCCGTTCGCGATGACAGCGCTGTTCCTTCCGCCGGTCGTCGCGGCCCTCGTGACGCCGTCGCTGCACCCCTACATTCTCGACCCCAGTTACGAGTTCGCTGCCTGGGCGCTCGACAACGTCCTGACTCTCGGCGGCGTCAACGAGTACCTGCGATCGAACTACCAACTCGAGGGCGCCGCCTACGCGGCGATGTGGCTCGGCATCTCGATTCCGCTGGGCTGGTTCCTCGGGATCGTCGTCGCGCTGGCGAACCTCGTTCGTCCATCGCAGTAGCCCTTTTCCGTCCGTTCAATTCTCCTGAACGGACTGCCGATTCCCGATACCATTAGGCGGCCGCTTCCCAAGGGCCGCACATGGAGTTCGACCTTCCCACGACCGCGGCCGCGTTTATCGCCGTCATCGCGATCGGCGTCGTCGGCTTGATCGGCGCACCGATGATGACCACGAACACCGTGTTGATGATGGTCGCGCCGTCGATGATCGTGTTCGGACTGATCATGCTCGGTATCGGCATCAAACACGGCGAGTATCGCGCGACGGGCCGATAACGACGGCAGATCTCGGCGCTATCGCTACTGGTTCGTCGCGACCGTTACGATTTCGACCGCACCAGCGGCGGCGCTCGAGCGAACGGAACCGAAAAAACCGGTGGTGAAAACTCAGCCGGCGATCGACCGCGAGCGGCCTACATGTAGCCGAGGTCGCGCAGGCGCTCCATCAGGTCCTCCTTGTCCTGGGCGCGGCCCGCGCGCTCGGTCGTTCCCTCGAGGTCCTGCAGCCAGGCGGGGTCCTCGTCGCTCTTCTCGGTGCTGACTTCGCTGCCCAGCGAGCGGAAGCCGGCGAAGTACTTCGGCGAGATCGGGATGTCCTCCTGTTCGACGCCCTCGGGGAGGTCGTCGTCGGACTGAGGCACGTGGCCCTCCTCGGGGAAGTTCTCGACGGTGTCCGGAACGACGAAGTTCCAGAAGGCGTTCCAGACGGCGGCCTCGTCGAACTGCAGGATGGGCTGGATGCGGTCGTGGGGCGGATAGATGTCCGGGTCGTGGCGCGGCGAGAAGAACGTCTCGTCGGCGCGAGCCTCCTGTTCGTCCCAGCGGACGCCGGAGATGACGCCGTCGATGTCGTGCTCCTCGAGCGCGTCGTTGAGCGCGACCGTCTTCAGCAGGTGATTGCCGACGTAGGTGTCGAGCAGGAACGGGAACTCGTCTTCCTCGTACTCGAGGATGTTCTCGACGTGGTGCTGGTTGTGCTCGGAGAGTTCGTCGATCTCGATGTCGTCGCCCGGCTCGAGGCCGTGCTCGTCGACGTACTCGCCGACGTCCTCGTTGCGCGCATAGATGACTTCGAGGTCCCACTCGTCGGCCCAGTGGTCGACGAAGTCGTGGATCTCGTCGAAGTGCTGGTAGTGGTCGATGAACACCGCCGGCGGTACCTCAAGGTCGAAGCGGTCGGCGACCTCCTTGATGAAGTACAGCGTGAGCGTGGAGTCCTTGCCGCCGGTCCACATCACGGCCGGGTTCTCGTACTCCTCGAGACCCTCGCGAGTGACCTCGATGGCCTTCTCGATCTTGTCCTGAATGTGGGGATAGTCCTCGGGATCCTCGCCGTCGCCGTCCTCGTAGTCGACGTCGACGTACTCGGGGAAGTTCTCGCTCATGTGGTGTAATTAGATATAATTAGGAGGGATAAACGCTTTGGGGGAGCGGAAACGTCTGTCGGAACCTGCGACGATCGGTCGGCGATTGATGATGTCGCGCGCCGACGCGGGTCCGGTTCGACGAAGTGAGTCGGGAACTGGACTTTCAGCCTCTGTACTCTGTGAACGATGGCGTCCCACTGTGATCGATGAGCGGCGTCTCGAGTCCAGTGTCCCGTGTGGTGTGTTCACTCGAGGGCCGGGACGGCGGCGTGATCGCGGCGCTGGTCGTCCGATGGGGCGGCGCAATACTTGCCACGATCGATTGCCGTCAGCACTACTGTTGGCACCGATGACCGTCGGGGCCAACGGAAGCCACCGCTGTTCGGTACGCGGGTCGTCCGAAAGTAGGCTCCAAGAATCGTTCGTCGGCGATACGGGTTCGGCCCCCGGGTCGGCCGGGCTGCGCAGCGGTGGCGCGCGGCCGGACCGGACGGCGAACTGGACGGCGTCGTCGCGGTTACTCTTCGTCTTCCTCGACGACTTCGGGGTCGCTCATCGCGCTCTGGAGGCTGTCCAGCCCGTTGATCCACTCCGTGACGAGACCGTACTCGAGGCCCTCCGCGACGGACATGTCGAGTTCCTCGCCGTCGATGATGAGTGTGCCCGCTTGTGCGGCGTAGCCGAGCGCGGCGTCGAGATCCTCCTCGGCCTCGGCGTCGGCCGCGGCGCCGAGGTAGTCGCCGACGCTGCCCTCTTCGGCCGGGCCGCCCGCGATGTACTCCTCGGCGGCGAAGAAGACGCAGACGAGGCTCGTCTGGACGCCGTCGACGAGGATCAGTTTCTCCTCGTCCTCGATGTCGACCTCGCCGAGAACGATCTCGCGAACGTCGTTGATCTCCTCGAGCGCTTCCTCCTCGCCGAGTTCCCCGTCGTCGTAGGCGGCGACGATCTTGGCGATCGCGATCGCCGTGTCGTCCTGCAGGTTCAGCAGGAGCCGGGCCGAGTCTTCGTCCTCCGGATCGATGTCTTCGTCCTTGATGCGGCCGATCCAGTTCTGCCAGCGTTCCTCCGAGTAGAACTCGGTCGGGGGATTGCTCATACAGACACCTACACCGGCCGCTTGAAATGCCTTTCTCTACTCTACGCCGAGCTTACTGAACCGAAACGTCGGCTTTAGGCCCGCTCGAGCGTCGCTTCCGTGTCGATTCCGTATACGCGTTCCGGCGTCTCGACGTGGGCGATCCGGACCGCCTCGTCGCGACCGTTCTCGAGCAGCCAGCGGACCCGACGCGGCACCGTCTTCGGCCCGAGGACGGCGCCGGGGCGGTCCGGATCGTCGATGTAGTCGGTCTCCATTAGGAACGGCTCGCCGCGCTCGGCGGCGGTCTCGAGGCGATCCTTCTCGCTCATCACGCTCGGGATCGGGCCCTCGAGGCGACCGCTCGCGTAGTGTTTGACTACCCGATCGGACGGCAGCCCCGCTTCCTCGGCCCAGTCGGTCACCTCGGTCATGTCCTCGCTGGCCTCGGCGTGCAACTGGACGGCACAGTCCAGTTCGGCGCCGCGCTCGAAGGCTCGGCGCATGACCGCGTTCGAGGCCGCCCACACGTCGTCGTCGACCTCGTAGTGGGGCCGCCCCGACTTCAGGGCCAGCGCCTCGCCGGACTCGACGTACTCCGCGGCAACGTCGATTCCCGCCTGCATGAGGTCGCGCGCCTCGTCAGGGCTGAAGCCGCGGTCGTCGACGAGCCGCGTGATCAGTCCGGGGTGAACCCCCAGGACGGGCCAGGCCCGCCCGTCGAGTTCGCTCGAGGCCTCGTCGACGATTTCGATCGTCCGCTCGAAGACCGCGCGGAAGTCCTCGCCGGTCTCGGCCTCGACGCCGAGATGCCAGGAGGGTTTGTTCACGACGAGCAGGTGGGTGCCGCCGAGGCGAGCGAAGTCGCGGACGGCGTCGATGCCGCGGTGGTTGTCCGGATCGAGGTGGAGGTGGTTGTCGAGGACCGGCGTCTCGTCGTCGAGCATGTCCGCTAGTGGGTCGGCAGACCGTGAAAAATCTCCGACTTCGCTCGGTCGCGGGATCCCGAGAGGTCTAAATCGCCCGTCGATACTTGCAGTGCGGGCAGTAGACCGTCCGCTGGCGGACGATCAGGAGCGACTCCCCGCACTTGCACGGGCCGCTGACGTCCACCTCGTTCGTCTCCCGAACGATCCCTCGTAGCGTGTTCTCCAGCCGAGCGATCTGCTGTTCGGCGTCGTCGAGTCGATCCTCCAGGTCGCGGAGCCGTCGAGAGTGCAGGTGGCGTCCTCTCATGGGGGTCGGGCTGGACCGGCTTCTGTGATCCATGACCCGAGTAACGACTCGCGAGCGATTAAGCGTATGGGGGCAAGTGGCAAGCAGAGTGGCTGTGATTACGGGTTCGGCGCTACCGCCGGAAGCATTACGGTGAACGTCGTCCCCTCGCCGGGCTCGGAGTCGACGCCGATCTCTCCGCCGTGGTTGGCGACGATCTTCCGGCAGAGCGCGAGGCCGATCCCGGTGCCGGGAAACTCCCCGATCGCGTGGAGGCGGTTGAAGACGTCGAAGATCTGGTCGTGATACTCGGGGTCGATTCCGATCCCGTTGTCCGCCACGGTGAGTCGCCACTCGGAGCCGCGCTTCGTCGCGTCGACCTCGATGCACGGCGGCTCGTCGCCGCGATACTTGATCGCGTTGCCGATCAGGTTCGAAAAGAGCTGCTCGAGTTGGGTCCGGTCGCCGCTGACCGTCGGGAGCGAGCCGATTTCGACCGTCGCCCCGCTCTCCTCGATCTGCACCTGGTGGTCGGTGACGACGGTCTCGACGACGTCCTCGCAGTCGACCCGCTCGAGGGTCGTCTCGCCCGTCTCGATCCGGGAGAACTCGAGCAGCCCGTCGATCATCTCGCGCATGCGGTCGGCGCCGCCGACGGCGAAGTCAATGTACTCCCGCGCGTCCGCGTCGAGGCCGTCACGATAGTTGCGCTCGAGCAACTGGAGATAGCTCGAGACCATCCGCAGCGGTTCCTGGAGGTCGTGGGAAGCGATGTAGGCGAACCGCTTGAGCTGGTCGTTGGACTCCTCGAGCGCGTCGATCGTCTCGTCGCGTTCGGCTTTCGCCGTCGTTCGCTCGTGAAGGGTGCCCAGCATTCGATCGACCTCGCGGTCCGGACAACCGTCGTCGAAGAACTCCGACGGCGGAGTGTAGTAGAAGTTGTGACAGACGGCGCCGTCGTAGACGAGGTGTGGATGGGTCCGGACGATATCACAGAGGATCTCGGCCGGAATCACGTCTCGGTCGTACTGACAGAGGGCGATGCAGTCCGCGCCGTCAAAGAGGTCGTTGACCCGACTCTCGTACTCCATGAACTGCTCGAGGCTCGTTCCCTCGTCCAAGATCCACGTCGTCTCGGCGCTGATGCGCAGGCCCTCGTAGTCGGCCGTCGCCTCCTCGATGGCCGACTCGTAGCGGTCGAGCATGTCGTCGGGATCGAACCGGCCGTTCCTGAGATAGGTCTCCCGAACGGTGTGGAAGGTGAGCGCGCCGGTCTCCATCGCCGCGTCGACGTCGATGCCGCCGTCTTCCATCGCGGCGATCATCTCGGCTTCCGCGTGTTCGTTGACCACGTACATGCAGCGCTCGCCTCGCTCGAGGCCCTGGCGCATGAACGGGACGACGGCCGCGAGCTGCTCGTCCCGGTTCTCGTAGATCACCGCGAGGTGTTCGTTCGGCTCGTGCTCGCCGAGGGACTCGACGGGGCCGCGAAACTCCGGGCTCGAGCGAAGGGCGTCGAGTCCGCTCTCCAGACCGAGCGGGCCGTTCGAATCACCGCTCTGGACGTCGACCGCAGTCTGTTCGTCGTGGCCGAAAGAACACATGTTCCCCTCTTAAAATTGGAGCGAGCATGAATCCTTCGTGGAGCGTATCAGCCGCTGA containing:
- a CDS encoding DUF58 domain-containing protein — protein: MTDRDDDGRSADSRSERADGGEVAGTETETRSESGPDVGTGSRTNAETEPDAAEAEAGAAAEVTSNTDTETDDSTDDDTDPDPDGAGEPADGDSGTEDAPESVVVDSSVRETNRWAGVAAVASVFGGAGVIVTSPALLLAAVVGIAYAAYARAGRPPTPTLSISRELEDDDLEPGEPVRVTVRVRNDGDELLPDLRLVDGVPSELVVTDGSPRRGTALRPGETETFSYAVTARQGTHAFEPIAVVARGFTGDAERVQRIRVDTELRCPPAEAETDLPLRSLTLPLTGRVETDVGGEGLEFHSTREYRRGDPLSRIDWNRRARGQELTTVTFREERSATVMLAVDTRTDAYRRPDETGRHAVDRSIEAAVAVLDALDAGGNNVGLASFGPHTEWLAPGSGPDHRASARRLLATDSAFELSPPESSASMLYVQRKRFRSRIPADSQVILFTPLCDDDIVRTAQLLEADGHLVTVISPDPTGRDAPGERLGVVERAARISTLRGAGIRVVDWPADDSLAATLERSRRRWSA
- a CDS encoding AAA family ATPase, with amino-acid sequence MDITDARAECNAVLDAVSESVIADREFLETVLLGVLARGHVLLEDVPGTGKTLTANSLASALGLSFSRIQFTPDLLPADVTGTHVFDESEGTFDFTEGPIFANVVLADEINRAPPKTQAALLEAMAEGQVTVDGDTHQLPQPFFVIATQNPVEQAGTFPLPEAQVDRFLVKQSIGYPDADGERELLQRRLGRTERSPSIDPVLDGGRVRALREVPESVRVDDDLVTYIADIARGTRTRNQVDVGVSPRGTQRLLEAARARAVVAGRDYVTPDDVKRVAGPVLAHRLVLTPDASVDGASKAAIVDRVLESVSVPTLE
- a CDS encoding DUF7333 family protein gives rise to the protein MEFDLPTTAAAFIAVIAIGVVGLIGAPMMTTNTVLMMVAPSMIVFGLIMLGIGIKHGEYRATGR
- a CDS encoding class I SAM-dependent methyltransferase, translating into MTDRPMHEVLAALGKRVLRPVGRALTRRLLEALTIGPADDVVEFAPGAGATARRALAYGPNSYTGIELDREAARALRDDLGGPGREIVVGNAADTDLADGVADVVYGEAMLSMQPNGGKAELVGEARRLLKTTGVYGIHELAIGPDGPGAATESAVRDDLSRASRVNARPLTESEWVALLEDAGFTVRWRATAPMRLLEPRRVVADEGVVRTLKIAYNIFTDPAARNRVRSMRRIFDAYDDRLRAIAIVAEKTDA
- a CDS encoding DUF7269 family protein, whose product is MNKYAIVGAGLVLLGLAFVAVPELTGPLDLGESIVTVIGVIALLQGLRTVQGRRHADVGQTELPTPERPQELPTPGEEIDAAIESGVVTFGRQGRKLDERLEQAAVDALVLAEGLTEDEAREALEDGTWTDDPLAAAQFTNTIPDWAPWRVRVRTAVRRDRPRRARRAAAEIARIAGVNDDE
- a CDS encoding DUF2150 family protein, with the translated sequence MSNPPTEFYSEERWQNWIGRIKDEDIDPEDEDSARLLLNLQDDTAIAIAKIVAAYDDGELGEEEALEEINDVREIVLGEVDIEDEEKLILVDGVQTSLVCVFFAAEEYIAGGPAEEGSVGDYLGAAADAEAEEDLDAALGYAAQAGTLIIDGEELDMSVAEGLEYGLVTEWINGLDSLQSAMSDPEVVEEDEE
- a CDS encoding aldo/keto reductase, with amino-acid sequence MGTEDAETVAPGTCPTANGMPMLGFGTWQHDDPDQCVESIQTALEAGYRHIDTAQAYDNEAAVGEGIAAADVDREDIFLATKVWRDNLAHDDVLETTRESIDRLGVDYLDMLYIHWPTGEYEPEETLSALSELYDEGLIENVGISNFLPEQVREAVDVCDAPILANQVELHPLLPQPDLREACENAGVEVVAYSPIARGEIFDQSEIQDVAEKHGVSEAQVSLAWLREKGVTAIPKATGEEHIRDNWASLTLELDREDIDKIDSIDETQRQVDPGFAPWN
- a CDS encoding DUF7519 family protein — its product is MSTDVDAVDPDHRPAVLTSGLSIVALCLGVLSSALYSPFVLVGGAAALVLLGGGLWTGSRRAVTIGTAVALAGLLAGGVQGIPTVPMLASVTATVLAWDAGHHAIGVGDQLGREATTARAELPHVGATVVVGLVAAVGSYAVFIAGPSGQPVAAVIAMLFGAILLLAALQR
- a CDS encoding DUF4129 domain-containing protein; this encodes MDRDTGRVVAIAVLCCLAVVLAAATLPSMVENGGSGGGFGGADGGASDVEEEDEPPAADSGTEGDEAFEFSGLCIAALDSELGFLALVLGAVGIAALATRSYDTRVTLMLSVALLPLVVLVFVVLTGGCGTQTLDPPAPPADIQPPTENESGGPLGGGDGDGPVSGPTLPSLLVLTVLLVTVVGAVTALFYGGDDEGQKSTDPVAEPDDTVQRGALGRAAGEAADRIEEGDDFENDIYRAWREMTEPLSVDRPDSSTPGEFAAAARDAGLDPSHVDELRTMFEDVRYGDRPVTDDRERRAVELLRRIEATYADDDRDRENGATR
- a CDS encoding phosphoadenosine phosphosulfate reductase family protein, encoding MSENFPEYVDVDYEDGDGEDPEDYPHIQDKIEKAIEVTREGLEEYENPAVMWTGGKDSTLTLYFIKEVADRFDLEVPPAVFIDHYQHFDEIHDFVDHWADEWDLEVIYARNEDVGEYVDEHGLEPGDDIEIDELSEHNQHHVENILEYEEDEFPFLLDTYVGNHLLKTVALNDALEEHDIDGVISGVRWDEQEARADETFFSPRHDPDIYPPHDRIQPILQFDEAAVWNAFWNFVVPDTVENFPEEGHVPQSDDDLPEGVEQEDIPISPKYFAGFRSLGSEVSTEKSDEDPAWLQDLEGTTERAGRAQDKEDLMERLRDLGYM